One part of the uncultured Methanobrevibacter sp. genome encodes these proteins:
- a CDS encoding exodeoxyribonuclease III, whose product MKIISWNVNGIKSAYQSGDLQELVKNENPDILCIQEIKTVEVPTLDGYVLYSFPCSKRSNVYGTAIYSKLEPLSVNKGIDDEEFDSEGRVINLEFESFNLYDVYVPSGAKDKEHLNRKYRFYDEFTKLFKKSKKPVIVCGDFNRIATEIDAKRPELMKNKSGFMPEEQEWFREILNDYVDAFREFHSEGDNYSWWANKKLRAENKGLRLDYFLVSKSIKKTLNDSYILKDQSGSDHVPIVLDLNYCQVCGTLNKQGNEFCDSCGIKLSIDNDEEEDARDDKLEIPKDKIILLDLNYTLIANSKEIWNYPLEKKIKSQKYELDLIELIKDNYVILITASPYKRSHKILRDIKEKTGFEPDESYWNFGGQPPQVKKYWMENEVIPQHGDDADKYLAIESNPNTRRMYKKLGIEARPKGDFI is encoded by the coding sequence ATGAAAATTATATCCTGGAATGTCAATGGAATAAAATCTGCATATCAAAGTGGGGATTTACAAGAACTTGTTAAAAATGAAAACCCTGATATTTTATGTATTCAAGAAATTAAAACTGTTGAAGTTCCTACTCTTGATGGGTATGTACTTTATAGTTTTCCATGTTCTAAAAGATCAAATGTGTATGGTACAGCTATTTATTCAAAATTAGAACCTCTTTCTGTTAATAAAGGAATTGATGATGAAGAGTTTGATTCAGAAGGAAGAGTAATTAATTTGGAATTTGAAAGCTTTAACTTGTATGATGTTTATGTTCCGTCAGGTGCTAAGGATAAAGAACATCTTAATCGTAAATATAGGTTCTATGATGAATTCACAAAACTTTTTAAGAAATCTAAAAAGCCGGTTATTGTCTGCGGTGACTTCAATAGAATAGCTACAGAAATTGATGCTAAAAGACCGGAACTTATGAAAAACAAATCCGGATTCATGCCTGAAGAACAAGAATGGTTTAGGGAAATTTTAAATGATTATGTTGATGCTTTCCGTGAATTCCATTCTGAAGGAGATAATTACTCTTGGTGGGCAAATAAAAAATTAAGGGCTGAAAATAAAGGTTTAAGATTAGATTACTTCTTAGTTTCTAAATCTATCAAGAAAACTCTTAATGATTCATACATATTAAAAGATCAATCAGGTTCTGATCATGTGCCAATTGTTTTAGATTTAAATTACTGTCAAGTATGCGGCACTTTGAATAAACAAGGTAATGAGTTCTGTGATTCCTGTGGAATTAAATTATCAATAGATAATGATGAAGAAGAAGATGCTCGTGATGATAAATTGGAAATTCCTAAAGATAAAATAATATTATTAGATTTAAATTATACATTAATAGCTAACTCAAAAGAAATTTGGAATTATCCACTTGAGAAGAAAATCAAATCACAAAAGTATGAATTGGATTTAATCGAATTAATTAAAGACAATTATGTTATTCTAATTACTGCCAGCCCATATAAACGTTCTCATAAAATTTTAAGAGACATTAAAGAGAAAACCGGTTTTGAACCTGACGAATCCTACTGGAACTTTGGAGGCCAGCCTCCACAAGTCAAAAAATACTGGATGGAAAACGAAGTCATACCACAACATGGTGATGATGCGGATAAATATTTAGCTATTGAATCTAATCCTAATACAAGAAGAATGTATAAGAAATTAGGTATCGAAGCAAGACCTAAAGGAGATTTTATTTAA
- a CDS encoding MFS transporter, which yields MNEKANESSWFPLIVVACASFIIVLDSFFMNVSISRIVVDLNADVSTIQMIVSFCTLITAALILFSTKLQDIVGKKKLFVIGAALFGIGIFAAVLSSSVTMFFVGWAAIKGVAAALMLPAIVSIISGIYSGRKRTIALATLGVMAGLADILAPLLGGLITTFFSWRYTFAFELIFILFILVMQNKIPDFKPTESKSDLDIIGAILSGICLLLLVLGILTLTKDVATSIIEIILGLIVLAIFIWFELKRKRSGKVPLLDVELFRDKNLRIGTSIKLLYNIVISGTFFVMVLFFQSVLQLNPFDTGLASLPFVMALFIFSLTAPKLIGKLNHKTLMAIGCIISIVGCLILSYQFKLNVNMLDLIPGQFLLGTGIGFMMALAADVALFDVPAEGQNNASGIITTGETLGSSLGTAIIGIILILGVMGGISTAVDTYAPDYSGDEQFHQEVYDYFQKLDTIEGQDSIVVDTADIIIQNAMASVMYGLAIVLAAMLIITLRIKNKNIKKQ from the coding sequence ATGAATGAAAAGGCTAACGAGAGTTCTTGGTTTCCGTTAATAGTTGTGGCTTGTGCTTCCTTTATTATAGTGTTGGACTCTTTCTTCATGAATGTTAGCATTTCTCGAATTGTTGTTGATTTGAATGCTGATGTTAGTACTATTCAAATGATTGTGTCGTTTTGTACTCTTATCACTGCTGCGTTGATACTGTTCAGTACCAAACTTCAGGACATAGTTGGTAAAAAGAAACTGTTTGTAATTGGTGCTGCACTTTTTGGTATAGGAATATTTGCTGCAGTATTAAGTTCAAGTGTTACAATGTTTTTTGTCGGATGGGCAGCGATTAAAGGTGTTGCTGCGGCATTAATGCTGCCTGCCATAGTTTCAATAATAAGCGGAATATATTCCGGCAGAAAGCGTACAATTGCTTTGGCAACTCTCGGGGTAATGGCAGGACTTGCAGATATTTTAGCTCCGCTCCTTGGTGGGCTTATTACAACTTTTTTCAGCTGGAGATACACTTTCGCATTTGAATTAATATTCATTTTATTTATTTTAGTAATGCAAAATAAAATACCTGATTTTAAGCCTACTGAATCTAAAAGCGATCTTGATATTATTGGTGCTATACTTTCCGGTATATGTCTTCTTTTGCTTGTGCTTGGTATTTTGACTCTGACTAAGGATGTTGCTACCAGCATAATTGAGATAATTTTGGGATTGATAGTCTTAGCAATCTTTATATGGTTTGAACTCAAAAGAAAAAGGTCAGGCAAGGTGCCATTGCTTGATGTTGAATTATTTAGAGACAAAAATTTGCGTATAGGTACATCTATTAAGTTATTATATAATATTGTAATATCAGGAACATTTTTTGTAATGGTTCTGTTTTTCCAAAGTGTATTGCAGTTAAATCCATTCGATACTGGTTTGGCTTCACTTCCATTTGTTATGGCTTTGTTTATTTTTTCATTGACCGCTCCAAAACTAATAGGAAAACTGAATCACAAGACACTCATGGCAATAGGATGTATAATATCTATTGTAGGATGTCTGATTTTAAGTTATCAATTTAAATTAAATGTAAACATGCTGGATTTAATTCCGGGGCAGTTTTTACTTGGGACAGGTATTGGTTTTATGATGGCTTTAGCAGCGGATGTTGCATTATTCGATGTTCCTGCTGAAGGCCAAAATAATGCATCTGGTATTATTACAACTGGTGAGACATTAGGTTCCTCATTGGGTACAGCAATCATTGGAATAATTCTAATTCTTGGAGTTATGGGCGGTATTAGTACTGCAGTCGATACCTATGCGCCTGATTATTCAGGAGATGAACAATTCCATCAGGAGGTTTATGACTACTTCCAAAAATTAGACACTATAGAGGGACAAGACAGTATTGTTGTAGATACTGCAGATATAATTATCCAGAATGCAATGGCATCTGTAATGTATGGATTAGCCATCGTGTTAGCAGCTATGTTAATTATAACGCTGCGGATAAAAAATAAAAATATTAAAAAACAATGA
- a CDS encoding DapH/DapD/GlmU-related protein: MLKLDELLKIFNEGTELEMDEDAAEACNYYSQEAQKITCKLNYEYHDLDEIRQLFSKLIDTEVSDDFRVFPPFTTDFGKNIHLGKNVFINSGCRFQDQGGIYIGDNVLIGHNVVLATLNHNENPKMRGNLIPSPIIIGNDVWIGSNVTVIPGVTIGEGAIIAAGAVVTKDVAKNTIVGGVPARYIRDIKL; the protein is encoded by the coding sequence ATGTTAAAATTAGATGAACTTTTAAAGATTTTTAATGAAGGAACAGAATTGGAAATGGATGAAGATGCTGCTGAAGCATGTAACTATTATTCTCAGGAAGCGCAAAAAATCACCTGTAAACTTAATTATGAATATCATGATCTTGATGAAATTAGACAGCTGTTTTCCAAACTAATAGATACTGAAGTCAGTGATGATTTCAGGGTTTTTCCGCCGTTCACAACTGATTTTGGAAAAAACATTCACCTTGGAAAAAATGTTTTCATCAATTCAGGATGCCGATTCCAGGATCAGGGAGGAATCTACATAGGCGATAACGTTTTAATTGGTCATAATGTTGTTCTGGCTACTTTAAATCATAATGAAAATCCTAAAATGAGAGGTAATTTAATCCCATCGCCTATCATCATAGGCAATGATGTTTGGATTGGTTCCAACGTTACTGTAATTCCCGGCGTAACTATTGGTGAGGGAGCAATTATTGCTGCTGGAGCGGTTGTCACAAAAGATGTTGCAAAAAATACAATCGTCGGAGGAGTTCCTGCACGATACATTAGAGATATAAAACTTTAA
- a CDS encoding MATE family efflux transporter — MSNEIITHKFRELLLPSLLIAMALNIASVVDASFVSTFIGHNAQAALQVLEPLVLLITIFEWLFGLGGQILALNKKAEFDEDGSNHYFTTAMLATIVLSILILLVCFLFKDPLINILHPPEGALPYVNAYGVFLFLCFPIATILGVLCQFIRVDGQPNFASGVIILVNIINIILDYVFLGVLHTGIEGASLAMLIGYIVGILCTLKYHFDSKRTFRFILSKLKFKTWITSTIEIIKIGLPGASMGFFNVLLIYVMNLIVGGILGELGLDIFNVCVSALLIISILIMGFAETLSSIVPIYYAQNDFYNLHHIVRNSLIITLSCALIFTVFLLVYPDGLLMFFKLHQMPNDSLVENAIRIYSFAFIPMTFSTMLLFYYEGIERTVESGIITIISEFLGPLMFTYLLYPYIGITSVWLSFPLGFVLAIVAVVIYVKIVERKDNEYSGLFFIREGLIEKTRNYTLESKNDDAKSEMFNHLESLNADSSSIETLDKIINTIFDSNNGKVHVEILLIDYDDKISINMKDEGKREVLKDIEKSFSQDNVKVSEVLGFNNVEYVINM; from the coding sequence ATGTCAAATGAAATTATAACTCATAAATTCAGGGAGTTGTTGTTGCCGTCATTACTTATAGCAATGGCTTTAAACATAGCTTCAGTTGTTGATGCAAGTTTTGTATCAACATTCATCGGACACAATGCTCAAGCGGCTTTACAGGTTTTAGAACCTTTGGTATTGTTAATTACAATATTTGAATGGTTATTTGGATTAGGAGGTCAAATTTTAGCTTTAAATAAAAAGGCGGAATTTGATGAGGATGGAAGTAATCATTATTTCACAACTGCAATGCTTGCAACAATAGTTCTGTCAATTTTGATTTTATTGGTATGCTTTTTATTTAAAGATCCATTAATTAATATATTGCATCCGCCTGAAGGAGCACTACCTTACGTAAACGCATATGGTGTATTTTTATTCCTTTGTTTCCCAATTGCGACTATATTAGGAGTTTTATGTCAGTTTATTCGTGTTGATGGGCAACCAAATTTTGCTTCAGGAGTAATTATTCTAGTAAATATCATCAATATAATTTTAGATTATGTCTTCCTTGGTGTTCTTCATACAGGCATTGAAGGAGCATCACTTGCAATGTTGATAGGTTACATAGTTGGAATATTGTGTACTTTAAAATATCATTTTGATTCAAAAAGAACTTTCAGATTCATTTTATCCAAATTGAAATTCAAAACTTGGATAACTTCAACAATTGAAATAATTAAAATAGGCCTTCCGGGCGCAAGTATGGGTTTTTTTAATGTATTATTGATTTATGTCATGAATTTAATTGTTGGTGGAATTTTAGGAGAATTAGGTTTGGACATATTCAATGTATGTGTGTCTGCATTGTTGATAATAAGTATTTTAATCATGGGATTTGCAGAAACATTATCTTCCATTGTTCCTATTTATTATGCGCAAAATGATTTTTATAACCTGCATCATATTGTGCGAAATTCACTTATAATTACATTATCCTGTGCACTGATATTCACGGTATTTCTGTTAGTATATCCTGATGGATTATTAATGTTTTTCAAACTTCACCAAATGCCTAATGATTCATTAGTAGAAAATGCGATTAGGATATACTCGTTTGCATTCATACCTATGACATTTTCAACTATGTTGTTGTTTTATTATGAAGGAATTGAAAGAACTGTGGAATCCGGAATCATTACAATCATTTCAGAATTTCTAGGACCGTTAATGTTTACATACCTATTATATCCTTACATTGGCATCACAAGTGTTTGGTTATCTTTTCCGTTAGGTTTTGTTCTAGCGATAGTTGCTGTTGTCATTTATGTAAAAATAGTTGAAAGAAAGGATAACGAATATTCTGGTCTGTTTTTCATTAGAGAGGGATTAATAGAAAAAACTAGAAATTACACTTTAGAAAGCAAAAATGATGATGCGAAATCTGAAATGTTCAATCATCTAGAGAGTTTGAATGCGGATAGTTCATCTATTGAAACATTGGATAAGATAATAAACACTATTTTCGATTCAAACAATGGAAAAGTGCATGTGGAAATATTGCTGATTGATTATGATGATAAAATTAGCATCAATATGAAGGATGAAGGAAAAAGGGAAGTATTAAAAGATATTGAAAAATCATTTTCACAAGATAACGTCAAAGTTAGCGAAGTATTGGGATTTAATAATGTAGAGTATGTAATCAATATGTGA